One window of the Tetragenococcus koreensis genome contains the following:
- a CDS encoding MerR family transcriptional regulator → MDQKKDDISALLDFDLLKRLVVGIGEVSRITGIPTRKIRYWEEKGAIQSENEQEGSTRRYDYLNVKKMLLIQEMLDEGFTLDSAIEKVEKRMVTLDEAFKKLADTLEDDK, encoded by the coding sequence ATGGATCAAAAAAAGGATGATATTTCAGCTCTTTTAGATTTTGATTTATTAAAACGACTAGTTGTTGGTATTGGCGAAGTTTCAAGAATTACAGGAATCCCTACTAGAAAAATTCGTTATTGGGAAGAAAAAGGCGCCATTCAGTCTGAAAACGAGCAAGAAGGTTCCACTCGACGTTATGACTATCTCAATGTAAAGAAAATGCTATTGATTCAAGAAATGTTAGATGAAGGTTTTACCTTGGATTCTGCTATCGAAAAAGTTGAAAAACGCATGGTTACTCTCGATGAAGCCTTTAAAAAATTAGCAGACACACTGGAAGACGACAAATGA